From Leptolyngbya subtilissima AS-A7, one genomic window encodes:
- a CDS encoding Mu transposase C-terminal domain-containing protein: MVLDISQRDLEQPIEEVLSAQRDPDQSEGITIVEQLDEEAQRKLEVIQSLLEPCDRATYGEKLREAADKLSCTVRTVQRLVKRWEVEGVSALMTSGRADQGKHRISEFWQDFIIKTYEAGNKGSKRMKPKQVAVRVQVKAREIGDKKPPSYKTVLRVLQPIIERKEKAKSIRSPGWRGSTLSVTTREGQDLSIEYSNHVWQCDHTRADVMLVDQYGEVLGRPWLTTVIDTYSRCIMGINLGFDAPSSQVVALAMRHAILPKRHGPEYKLNCDWGTFGKPDHFYTDGGKDFRSNHLQRIGADLGFACHLRDRPSEGGVVERPFRTLNDQLFSTLPGYTGSNVQQRPKDAEKEASLTLRDLEHLIVRFICDQYNQTLDARMGDQTRFQRWEAGLPKVPELLEEKHLDVCLMKEGRRTVQRGGHLQFENLIYRGENLAGYGGEVVSIRFDPNDITMVRVYRKEGTGEVFLTRAYAQGLEAEQLSYEEAKASSKRLRAKGKTISNESILQETVERDALVAKKSRKQRHKEEQALAKPARVSESKLIEVDLEQEEPTDEVDLALDAFEPIDFDDIRGAW, encoded by the coding sequence ATGGTGTTGGATATATCCCAAAGGGATTTGGAGCAGCCGATAGAAGAAGTGCTTTCTGCTCAGAGAGACCCTGATCAATCGGAAGGCATCACGATTGTTGAACAGTTAGACGAAGAGGCCCAACGCAAGCTGGAGGTGATTCAGTCGTTGCTAGAGCCATGCGATCGCGCCACCTACGGAGAAAAGCTGCGAGAAGCGGCTGACAAATTAAGCTGCACTGTCAGAACGGTGCAGCGGTTAGTTAAGCGGTGGGAGGTTGAAGGGGTTTCAGCTCTGATGACCTCTGGTAGAGCTGACCAGGGTAAGCACCGAATCTCAGAGTTCTGGCAAGACTTCATCATTAAGACTTACGAGGCAGGCAACAAGGGCAGTAAGCGCATGAAGCCCAAGCAAGTTGCCGTCAGAGTGCAGGTCAAGGCGCGTGAAATAGGGGATAAAAAGCCTCCTAGCTACAAGACCGTGCTAAGGGTACTGCAGCCCATTATTGAGCGGAAGGAAAAAGCTAAGAGCATTCGTAGCCCAGGGTGGAGGGGATCGACGCTATCGGTCACGACTCGCGAGGGGCAAGATCTCTCGATCGAATACAGTAACCATGTGTGGCAGTGCGATCATACCCGCGCCGATGTAATGCTGGTTGACCAGTACGGAGAGGTGCTGGGGCGACCTTGGCTGACAACTGTTATCGACACCTACTCACGCTGCATTATGGGCATCAACCTGGGGTTTGATGCGCCTAGCTCTCAGGTGGTAGCCCTGGCTATGCGACACGCTATTTTGCCGAAACGACACGGGCCCGAGTACAAGCTCAACTGTGACTGGGGCACGTTTGGCAAGCCCGACCATTTCTATACTGATGGCGGTAAAGACTTTCGCTCTAATCATCTCCAACGCATTGGGGCAGATTTAGGGTTTGCCTGTCATTTGCGCGATCGCCCCTCGGAAGGTGGTGTCGTGGAGCGGCCTTTTCGCACGTTGAATGATCAGTTGTTTTCAACCTTACCAGGATACACCGGGTCGAATGTTCAGCAGCGGCCCAAAGATGCCGAGAAAGAGGCCAGCCTCACCCTGAGAGACCTAGAACACCTGATTGTGCGGTTTATTTGTGACCAATACAATCAAACCCTCGATGCCCGCATGGGTGACCAGACCCGCTTTCAGCGCTGGGAAGCAGGGCTACCGAAGGTGCCAGAGCTGCTCGAAGAAAAGCACCTAGACGTGTGCCTGATGAAAGAAGGTCGTCGCACGGTGCAGCGGGGTGGTCACCTGCAATTTGAGAATTTGATTTATCGGGGAGAAAACCTAGCCGGGTATGGCGGGGAGGTGGTTTCCATTAGGTTTGACCCTAACGACATCACCATGGTGCGGGTTTATCGCAAGGAGGGGACAGGGGAAGTTTTTCTAACCCGCGCCTACGCTCAAGGGTTGGAGGCTGAACAGCTTTCCTACGAAGAGGCCAAGGCTAGTAGCAAACGCTTGCGGGCCAAGGGTAAGACGATCAGCAATGAGTCAATTTTGCAGGAAACGGTGGAGCGAGATGCTCTGGTTGCGAAGAAAAGCCGGAAGCAACGACATAAGGAAGAGCAGGCGCTAGCAAAACCTGCAAGAGTTTCTGAGTCAAAACTAATTGAAGTGGATTTAGAACAGGAGGAGCCTACGGATGAGGTTGATCTGGCCTTAGATGCCTTTGAGCCGATTGATTTTGACGATATTCGCGGAGCATGGTGA
- a CDS encoding TniB family NTP-binding protein gives MVQAKAWAEALGESKPDEASLQAEVTRLQKKKVLPLDHVTNLHDWLDGKRKARQSCRIVGESRTGKSSACEAYFYRNKPTQETGKKPIVPVVYIQPPQKCGSRELFKEIIEFLKYRVAKGTVSDFRGRAFEVLKGCEVEMIIIDEADRLKPETFADVRDFYDKLAISVVLVGTDRLDTVIMRDEQVYNRFRACYRFGKLSDDDFVKAVKKWEQNVLALPVASNLTSKPMQTILIRATAGYIGRMDEVLREAAIRALSKGLKKITKAVLEEVADEYK, from the coding sequence ATGGTACAGGCAAAGGCGTGGGCTGAGGCTCTAGGTGAATCTAAGCCTGATGAGGCCTCCTTGCAGGCTGAAGTAACTCGCTTACAGAAGAAAAAGGTTTTGCCTCTGGATCACGTCACCAATCTCCATGATTGGCTGGACGGAAAGCGAAAAGCTCGGCAGTCGTGCCGTATTGTTGGAGAATCCAGAACGGGTAAGTCGAGTGCCTGTGAGGCGTATTTTTACCGGAACAAACCCACACAGGAAACCGGTAAAAAGCCGATTGTCCCTGTTGTCTACATTCAGCCGCCGCAAAAGTGCGGGTCAAGGGAGCTATTTAAAGAGATAATCGAATTTCTCAAGTACCGGGTGGCTAAGGGGACAGTCTCAGATTTCCGGGGGCGGGCGTTTGAGGTGCTGAAGGGCTGTGAGGTGGAGATGATCATCATTGACGAAGCTGATCGCCTTAAGCCAGAGACCTTTGCTGATGTTAGGGACTTCTACGACAAGCTGGCGATTTCGGTGGTGCTGGTGGGCACTGATCGGCTGGATACAGTGATCATGCGGGATGAGCAGGTGTATAACCGCTTCCGAGCCTGCTACCGTTTTGGCAAGCTGTCTGACGACGATTTCGTCAAAGCAGTCAAGAAGTGGGAGCAAAACGTTTTAGCATTGCCAGTGGCTTCTAACCTGACTAGCAAGCCGATGCAGACAATTCTAATAAGAGCTACGGCGGGGTACATTGGCCGGATGGATGAGGTGTTGCGGGAGGCAGCGATTCGCGCTCTGAGCAAGGGGCTGAAAAAGATCACAAAAGCGGTACTGGAAGAGGTAGCCGATGAGTACAAGTAA
- a CDS encoding TniQ family protein has product MVDTGIQPWLFEVEPYEGESLSHYLGRFRQQNHLTPGGLGTMAGIGAVVARWEKFHLNPYPTQTQFEALGKVLGLSAERLWGMLPPQGEGMQYKPIRLCGACYGENPCHRIEWQAKSVWRCDRHSFKLLTKCPNCEAKFKVPTLWECDYCSQCHLSFEKMKEFQKTG; this is encoded by the coding sequence ATGGTTGATACAGGTATTCAGCCCTGGTTGTTCGAGGTGGAACCCTATGAGGGGGAGAGCCTGAGCCATTACTTGGGGCGGTTCAGGCAGCAAAACCATCTGACTCCAGGTGGGCTAGGGACGATGGCTGGTATTGGGGCAGTGGTAGCCCGTTGGGAGAAGTTTCATTTGAACCCTTACCCGACCCAGACGCAGTTTGAGGCGTTAGGGAAGGTGCTGGGGCTTTCGGCTGAGCGGCTATGGGGGATGCTGCCGCCTCAGGGGGAGGGGATGCAGTATAAGCCGATTCGGCTGTGTGGGGCCTGCTATGGGGAGAACCCCTGCCACCGGATTGAGTGGCAGGCCAAGTCGGTGTGGCGATGCGATCGCCACAGTTTCAAGCTCCTCACTAAATGTCCGAACTGCGAAGCCAAGTTTAAAGTTCCAACCCTTTGGGAATGTGACTACTGTAGTCAATGTCATCTTTCATTTGAGAAAATGAAAGAGTTTCAGAAGACAGGGTAA